The following proteins come from a genomic window of Sinorhizobium fredii NGR234:
- a CDS encoding GSCFA domain-containing protein, protein MTPYSTLPSRQFWKTGVTPFTSCTIEEIYSPKWPIEGLRIATAGSCFAQEIARALRDRKYNVLDVEPPPSGVSGKLANRFGFGLYSARHGNIYTSRHLLQLTREATGELEIQPQHYLWQKDGRFYDAFRPTVEPSGLPTSEEVVLQRRDHLSRFRSLLSQCDLFIFTLGLTEAWFHKATGLVYQTAPGVSAGKFSDDVHVFRNLTFVEILQDMLSFRNIARRMNPEMRFLLTVSPVPLTATAESRHVLVSTVRSKSTLRAVAGELSETFDDIDYFPSYELLSTPFLGEALFEQNKRTVQRAGVEAVMRSFFAAHEGVETKTKPEVFGTKTSEEVVCEDALLEAFAPQ, encoded by the coding sequence ATGACGCCATATAGTACATTGCCGTCACGCCAGTTCTGGAAAACTGGCGTGACGCCTTTCACGTCTTGCACCATTGAAGAGATATACTCGCCTAAATGGCCCATCGAGGGCCTCCGTATAGCCACCGCTGGCAGTTGTTTCGCTCAAGAAATCGCCCGCGCGCTCCGCGACAGAAAATACAATGTCCTTGACGTTGAACCCCCACCGTCCGGTGTATCTGGTAAGCTAGCCAATCGTTTTGGATTTGGGCTCTACTCTGCGCGACACGGCAACATCTATACGTCTAGACACCTCCTGCAGCTGACGAGGGAAGCTACAGGCGAACTTGAAATTCAGCCGCAGCATTACCTTTGGCAAAAGGATGGCCGCTTTTATGATGCCTTCCGCCCGACCGTCGAACCCAGCGGACTGCCAACCAGTGAAGAAGTAGTGCTTCAGCGTCGTGATCATCTGTCCAGGTTCAGATCGCTATTGTCGCAATGCGACCTTTTCATTTTCACGCTTGGCCTCACCGAAGCCTGGTTTCACAAGGCTACCGGCCTCGTTTATCAGACCGCTCCCGGCGTCTCCGCTGGCAAGTTTTCCGATGATGTACATGTCTTCAGGAACCTAACGTTTGTTGAAATCCTTCAGGACATGCTTTCTTTTAGAAACATCGCCAGGCGTATGAACCCCGAGATGCGCTTCCTTCTAACTGTTTCTCCTGTCCCGCTGACAGCAACCGCTGAGTCTCGCCATGTTCTTGTTTCCACCGTGCGCTCTAAATCAACTCTGAGGGCGGTCGCCGGCGAACTTTCTGAGACATTCGACGATATCGACTATTTTCCATCTTACGAGCTTTTGAGCACTCCCTTCCTAGGTGAGGCGCTATTCGAACAAAACAAGAGGACAGTCCAGCGCGCAGGTGTCGAAGCCGTCATGCGTTCATTCTTTGCAGCGCACGAAGGCGTAGAGACGAAGACCAAACCGGAAGTCTTTGGAACCAAGACTTCTGAGGAAGTCGTATGCGAAGACGCTTTGTTGGAGGCTTTTGCACCTCAATGA